From a single Apium graveolens cultivar Ventura chromosome 2, ASM990537v1, whole genome shotgun sequence genomic region:
- the LOC141708884 gene encoding uncharacterized protein LOC141708884 has product MKDSSSLPRYKKPKIKLNCSFNGAFTHLRPPENLKYTGGETRVISVGRTVTFSRLHAKISELIKCPKKAFNLNYMIKNGENEEEQSCLAVMESDDDVRCMIYCYEKVEFRGDCCRLWMYVCSDDECVELLNLSKLLKIVVKSVGECGEVKYSDECLRKGLLRKELVAKESEFVTRCFRELGLGNYDENCEDCVNCSFIGSLSRLIRDKVECDYDDDKCRESRSYVDSICHSRGLNVKCRESRSYVDSICHSRGLNVIRDKVECDYEDGKCRESRSYVDSVCHSRGLSVKDGEEYTCDEDNCIERRSYVDSVCHSRTLDVNLGSRSYVDLVALLDSHSQLLNSNDMVDYKCDYANSGESRGYADLAALSVCHSRPVDQKDTVDYKYNDDNFMESRGDLNRENIMTCSAGSMTLRSVLPPGPCRNQFLDGLSTTSSHVSPGDASKPNVYHSHYKSNPSNFTEVRNHRKVRSNGRPCLGKSYPGIKSSSVISKQGKVVKSSYSTLLKHWSDSSSQQVEGNARASKCILNNLTCSFTFPSGSEGNISENGSGVPHDRYKNPECQFSYHDPLPSIADQSFSSLVNAEKFMCPQAHITKEAVSIFSSDKVMEENKQETVLQQNVESPLSIEKKDEIKKTYDESKANGEIPPEITALYNHLAIGELQAIKNSDLEYIKELGSGTYGTVFYGKWKGSDVAIKKLKPGFCNGGAVEENRLIADFWREAHILGQLRHPNIVALYGVVTDGPATNLATVTEFMINGSLKQVFRRKDRTIDRRKRLILAMDTAFGMEYLHENNIVHFDLKSHNLLVNMRDPRRPVCKIGDLGLSKIKQKTLVSGGVRGTIPWMAPELLSGKSLVTEKVDVFSFGIVMWELLTGEEPYSSMRSHEIIAGIIKGTLRPETPAWCDPAWRSLMEKCWSTDPANRPAFSEIAKELRTMATAMNIK; this is encoded by the exons ATGAAAGACTCATCATCTCTCCCTCGCTATAAAAAACCTAAAATCAAACTCAACTGCAGCTTCAACGGCGCATTCACTCACCTCCGGCCGCCGGAAAACCTCAAATACACCGGCGGCGAGACTCGCGTCATCTCAGTCGGCCGCACGGTCACGTTTTCCCGCCTTCACGCGAAAATTTCGGAGCTCATTAAATGCCCTAAAAAAGCGTTTAATCTCAATTACATGATTAAAAACGGCGAAAATGAAGAAGAGCAGTCATGTTTGGCGGTGATGGAGTCGGACGACGACGTTCGGTGCATGATTTATTGTTATGAGAAGGTTGAGTTTCGAGGTGATTGTTGTAGGCTTTGGATGTATGTGTGTAGTGATGATGAGTGTGTTGAGTTATTGAATTTATCGAAATTGCTAAAAATTGTAGTTAAAAGTGTTGGTGAATGTGGTGAAGTGAAGTATAGTGATGAGTGTTTGAGGAAAGGTTTGTTGAGGAAGGAATTGGTTGCGAAAGAATCGGAGTTTGTTACGAGGTGTTTTCGAGAGCTAGGGTTAGGTAATTATGATGAGAATTGTGAAGATTGCGTAAATTGTAGTTTTATTGGTAGTTTGAGTAGGTTGATTAGGGATAAAGTAGAGTGTGATTATGATGATGATAAGTGTAGGGAGAGTAGGAGTTATGTAGACTCGATTTGTCATTCTCGGGGATTGAATGTGAAGTGTAGGGAGAGCAGGAGTTACGTAGACTCGATTTGTCATTCTCGGGGATTGAATGTGATTAGGGATAAAGTAGAGTGTGATTATGAGGACGGTAAGTGTAGGGAGAGTAGGAGTTACGTAGACTCGGTTTGTCATTCTCGGGGATTGAGTGTGAAGGATGGTGAAGAGTACACATGTGATGAAGATAATTGTATTGAGAGGAGGAGTTATGTAGACTCGGTTTGTCATTCTCGGACATTGGATGTGAATTTGGGGAGTAGGAGTTACGTAGATTTGGTTGCGTTGTTGGATTCTCATTCTCAGTTGTTGAATTCAAATGATATGGTAGATTACAAATGTGATTACGCAAATTCAGGGGAAAGTAGGGGTTATGCAGACTTGGCTGCACTGTCGGTTTGTCATTCTCGGCCAGTGGATCAGAAGGACACAGTTGATTACAAATATAATGACGATAATTTTATGGAAAGTAGGGGTGATTTGAATAGAGAAAATATTATGACATGTTCTGCGGGTTCCATGACATTAAGGTCTGTGTTACCCCCAGGGCCTTGTAGAAATCAGTTTCTCGATGGTCTATCAACAACTTCTTCACATGTCAGTCCAGGCGATGCTAGCAAACCAAATGTTTATCATTCTCATTACAAAAGTAATCCTAGTAATTTCACAGAGGTAAGGAATCATAGGAAAGTTAGATCGAATGGGAGGCCTTGCTTGGGAAAATCTTACCCAGGGATTAAGTCGAGCTCAGTTATCTCAAAACAGGGGAAAGTCGTGAAGTCATCTTATTCCACTCTGTTAAAGCATTGGTCCGATTCTAGTAGCCAACAAGTGGAAGGTAATGCAAGAGCGTCGAAGTGCATCCTGAATAACCTGACTTGCTCATTTACTTTCCCTTCTGGTAGTGAAGGAAACATAAGTGAGAATGGTTCTGGTGTTCCACATGACAGATATAAAAATCCCGAGTGTCAGTTTTCTTATCACGATCCACTCCCAAGCATAGCTGATCAATCTTTCTCTTCATTGGTTAATGCTGAGAAGTTTATGTGCCCTCAAGCTCACATTACAAAAGAGGCTGTTTCTATTTTTTCTTCCGACAAAGTAATGGAAGAAAACAAGCAGGAAACGGTGCTTCAGcagaatgttgaatcccctttaAGCATTGAAAAAAAG GACGAAATAAAGAAGACATACGATGAGTCTAAAGCAAATGGCGAGATACCACCTGAAATTACTGCCCTTTACAATCATCTAGCTATTGGAGAGCTTCAG GCTATTAAGAATTCAGACCTTGAATATATTAAAGAACTTGGCTCGGGCACATATGGAACTGTTTTCTATGGAAAATGGAAAGGGTCTGATGTTGCAATTAAAAAATTAAAGCCGGGTTTCTGCAATGGAGGTGCAGTGGAGGAGAATCGATTG ATTGCAGATTTCTGGAGGGAAGCCCATATATTAGGCCAACTTCGCCATCCAAATATTGTTGCCTTGTATGGTGTAGTCACAGATGGACCTGCTACCAATTTGGCAACAGTGACAGAGTTCATGATCAATGGTTCCCTTAAACAAGTCTTCCGCAGAAAAGATAG AACTATTGATCGCCGAAAAAGGCTGATTTTAGCTATGGATACGGCGTTTGGCATGGAATACTTGCATGAAAATAACATAGTACACTTTGATTTGAAGTCCCATAATCTTCTTGTCAACATGAGGGATCCTCGGAGGCCAGTGTGCAAG ATTGGCGATCTTGGATTGTCAAAGATTAAGCAAAAGACTCTTGTGTCTGGTGGGGTTCGAGGAACCATACCATGGATGGCTCCAGAACTGTTAAGCGGTAAAAGCTTGGTGACTGAGAAG GTTGATGTTTTTTCATTTGGTATCGTGATGTGGGAACTCTTGACAGGGGAGGAGCCTTACTCGAGTATGCGGTCTCATGAA
- the LOC141706429 gene encoding RNA-binding protein involved in heterochromatin assembly dri1-like isoform X1: MSSGDWMCGSCQHLNFKKRDSCHRCRFPKFGGDADMASYGIVRDEVMAGDWYCNVINCGAHNYASRTNCFRCGASKADFYGCGAGMIGSGGYANDNTVPGWKCGDWICNRYGCGVHNYASRMECYKCKTPKEYGGAV; encoded by the exons ATGAGCAGCGGAGACTGGATGTGTGGTTCATGCCAGCATTTGAATTTCAAGAAACGAGATTCATGTCATCGTTGCAGGTTCCCCAAGTTTGGTGGTGATGCTGATATGGCATCTTATGGGATCGTTAGAGATGAAGTCATGGCTGGCGACTGGTACTGCAATGTCATAAACTGTGGTGCACACAATTATGCTAGCAGAACAAATTGCTTCAGATGTGGTGCATCAAAAGCGGATTTTTACGGGTGTGGAGCTGGCATGATTGGATCAGGAGGATATGCAAACGATAATACAGTTCCTGGTTGGAAATGTGGTGACTGGATTTGCAATAG ATATGGATGCGGTGTACACAACTATGCCAGTAGGATGGAATGCTATAAATGCAAAACACCGAAGGAATATG GTGGTGCAGTGTAG
- the LOC141706429 gene encoding RNA-binding protein involved in heterochromatin assembly dri1-like isoform X2 produces MSSGDWMCGSCQHLNFKKRDSCHRCRFPKFGGDADMASYGIVRDEVMAGDWYCNVINCGAHNYASRTNCFRCGASKADFYGCGAGMIGSGGYANDNTVPGWKCGDWICNRYGCGVHNYASRMECYKCKTPKEYG; encoded by the exons ATGAGCAGCGGAGACTGGATGTGTGGTTCATGCCAGCATTTGAATTTCAAGAAACGAGATTCATGTCATCGTTGCAGGTTCCCCAAGTTTGGTGGTGATGCTGATATGGCATCTTATGGGATCGTTAGAGATGAAGTCATGGCTGGCGACTGGTACTGCAATGTCATAAACTGTGGTGCACACAATTATGCTAGCAGAACAAATTGCTTCAGATGTGGTGCATCAAAAGCGGATTTTTACGGGTGTGGAGCTGGCATGATTGGATCAGGAGGATATGCAAACGATAATACAGTTCCTGGTTGGAAATGTGGTGACTGGATTTGCAATAG ATATGGATGCGGTGTACACAACTATGCCAGTAGGATGGAATGCTATAAATGCAAAACACCGAAGGAATATGGTTAG